From a region of the Osmia lignaria lignaria isolate PbOS001 chromosome 10, iyOsmLign1, whole genome shotgun sequence genome:
- the LOC117611694 gene encoding G patch domain-containing protein 11, producing the protein MSDEEDYMSDKFLQGSQKDTSSTLLYRHADKRKFELMKKKSEIEAKLKEKGSAKYIEEEKREAGLSSAITSTNKGFEMLMKMGYKPGHGIGKTESGMTEPLGVEVKLNRHGLGKEAKKKEVKVKTNSISDKLDNKNMKDFRGRIAQKRAEQLLKGDLYKSQKICEQLDMQLNLEKPREIWFWLPQENDESDDTDSEEDDETLPVNEKLDILTKYLREKHFYCIWCGTTFQNTEDLRDNCPGNTRDDH; encoded by the exons ATGTCAGACGAAGAAGATTATATGTCagataaatttttgcaaggaTCTCAAAAAGATACTTCGTCGACTCTTCTATATCGGCATGcagataaaagaaaatttgaacttatgaaaaagaaaagcgaaattgaagcaaaattaaaagaaaaaggttcTGCTAAATAtattgaagaagaaaaacgagAAGCTGGTTTATCTTCTGCAATTACTAGTACCAACAaag GTTTTGAAATGCTTATGAAAATGGGATATAAACCTGGTCATGGAATAGGTAAAACAGAATCAGGAATGACCGAACCGCTTGGTGTTGAAGTAAAGTTAAACAGACACGGTCTAGGGAAAGAAGCtaagaaaaaagaagtaaaagtTAAAACCAATTCGATTAGCGATAAATTAGAtaacaaaaatatgaaagattttCGTGGTAGAATTGCACAAAAAAGAGCGGAACAATTATTAAAAGGAGACCTATACAAAAGTCAGAAAATCTGTGAACAATTGGATATGCAATTGAATCTAGAAAAGCCTAGAGAAATATGGTTTTGGTTACCTCAAGAAAACGACGAAAGCGATGATACCGATTCTGAGGAAGACGACGAGACTCTTCCTGTTAATGAAAAACTTGACATTCTTACGAAGTATTTAAGAGAAAAACACTTTTATTGTATTTGGTGTGGAACAACATTTCAGAATACAGAGGATCTGAGAGATAATTGCCCAGGAAATACGAGAGATGATCATTGA
- the LOC117611696 gene encoding bursicon yields the protein MFAIFLLMNALIFTSCIIAQVTDDENCETLQSEVHITKDEYDEIGRLKRTCSGDVSVTKCEGFCNSQVQPSVASTTGFSKECYCCRESYLKERHITLRHCYDADGIKLMNEEDGIMEIKIREPAECRCIKCAIIGVDECQATPVIHFLQYPGCIPKPIPSYACRGRCSSYLQVSGSKIWQMERSCMCCQESGEREASVSLFCPRAKPGEKKFRKVITKAPLECMCRPCTSVEEYAIIPQEIAGFADEGPFTTSAHFRRSSDLQ from the exons ATGTTTGCGATATTTTTACTCATGAACGCACTAATTTTTACTAGCTGTATTATTGCTCAAGTAACAGACGATGAAAACTGTGAAACATTGCAATCAGAAGTACATATTACAAAGG aCGAATACGATGAAATAGGACGTCTAAAAAGAACATGTAGCGGAGATGTATCTGTTACGAAATGCGAAGGATTTTGTAATTCACAGGTACAACCAAGTGTTGCAAGTACTACAGGATTTTCAAAG GAATGCTACTGCTGCCGAGAAAGTTACTTAAAGGAAAGGCACATTACTTTACGTCATTGTTATGATGCAGATggtataaaattaatgaatgaaGAAGATGGAATAATGGAAATCAAAATACGAGAACCAGCGGAATGTAGATGTATTAAATGCG CAATTATCGGTGTTGATGAATGCCAAGCGACTCCAGTCATTCACTTTTTACAATATCCAGGATGTATTCCTAAACCAATTCCTAGTTATGCATGTAGGGGTCGCTGCAGCAGCTACCTAcag GTGTCTGGATCAAAAATTTGGCAAATGGAGAGGAGCTGCATGTGTTGTCAAGAAAGCGGCGAAAGGGAGGCCAGTGTATCCTTATTTTGTCCAAGGGCCAAACCAGGCGAAAAAAAGTTCCGAAAG GTAATTACCAAAGCACCCTTGGAATGTATGTGTAGACCATGCACCAGTGTGGAAGAATATGCAATTATTCCTCAAGAAATCGCTGGATTTGCTGACGAAGGTCCGTTTACAACTTCTGCACATTTTAGAAGATCCTCTGATTTACAATAA